A stretch of the Bacillus licheniformis DSM 13 = ATCC 14580 genome encodes the following:
- the nagA gene encoding N-acetylglucosamine-6-phosphate deacetylase, producing MFYTDDNVFKKGLLTVKTKPSQRYIFKHLHIYSENGMIEDGFLLTNGEKIEAYGPMADIPASAQTAEQLTFPENFKVLPGMIDVHIHGANGADVMDGTAEALQTMAEALPKEGTTSFLATTMTQDKATIEHALANVHRYKEAGGRPGTAEVLGVHLEGPFISEKRCGAQPPDDIIAPDLSLFKEWQRISGNNIKLVTLAPELEGSLELISFLKETGVIASAGHSDAGLKEMEAGIKAGLSHVTHLFNGMRGLHHREPGTAGSALLHDELKAEVIADGIHVHPAVIKLAFQQKQKEGIILITDAMRAKCLKNGTYTLGGQEVFVKGDKAVLRDGTLAGSILKMNQAALNMMDFTGCSLEDIVYMTAVNPARQLHIYDRKGSIRSGKDADLIILNEKNEVVMTLCKGVIAFSKREVSP from the coding sequence ATGTTCTATACTGATGATAACGTTTTCAAGAAAGGACTTTTGACTGTGAAAACCAAACCATCTCAACGCTATATTTTTAAACATCTTCATATTTACAGTGAAAATGGAATGATAGAAGACGGTTTTCTTCTGACGAATGGAGAAAAAATCGAGGCTTACGGACCAATGGCTGATATTCCAGCTTCCGCACAAACGGCAGAACAGCTGACATTTCCGGAGAACTTCAAAGTGCTGCCGGGCATGATCGATGTCCACATTCACGGGGCAAACGGCGCAGATGTCATGGACGGAACAGCCGAGGCTTTGCAAACAATGGCTGAAGCCCTGCCGAAAGAAGGAACGACAAGCTTCCTGGCGACGACGATGACCCAAGATAAAGCCACGATCGAGCATGCGCTGGCAAACGTTCACCGGTATAAGGAAGCCGGCGGACGGCCCGGAACAGCCGAAGTATTAGGCGTTCACTTAGAGGGCCCTTTTATTTCAGAAAAGCGGTGCGGCGCCCAGCCGCCGGATGACATTATAGCGCCGGATCTTTCGTTATTTAAAGAATGGCAGCGCATCTCAGGGAATAACATTAAATTAGTCACACTTGCGCCAGAGCTGGAAGGGTCTTTGGAACTAATTTCCTTTTTGAAGGAAACAGGGGTCATCGCATCCGCAGGCCATTCCGACGCCGGACTCAAAGAGATGGAAGCCGGGATTAAGGCCGGCCTCTCCCATGTCACCCATTTGTTCAACGGCATGCGGGGGCTGCACCACCGCGAGCCGGGGACTGCCGGTAGCGCTCTTCTGCATGATGAACTGAAGGCTGAAGTCATTGCCGACGGCATCCATGTTCACCCTGCCGTCATCAAGCTGGCATTTCAGCAAAAACAGAAAGAAGGCATCATTTTAATTACGGATGCCATGCGCGCAAAATGCTTGAAAAATGGAACCTATACATTAGGCGGACAGGAGGTGTTCGTAAAAGGCGATAAAGCCGTTTTACGGGATGGTACGCTTGCCGGCAGCATCTTGAAGATGAACCAGGCTGCACTGAACATGATGGATTTTACGGGATGTTCACTCGAAGATATCGTCTACATGACAGCAGTCAATCCTGCCAGACAGCTTCATATTTATGACCGGAAAGGCAGCATACGGAGCGGGAAAGATGCCGATTTGATCATTTTAAATGAAAAAAATGAAGTTGTGATGACGCTTTGCAAAGGCGTGATTGCTTTCAGCAAAAGGGAGGTTTCACCATGA
- the nagB gene encoding glucosamine-6-phosphate deaminase has protein sequence MKIIEAKDYQDMSQSAARFIIEQVNRLSAPVLGLATGGTPLGTYQVLREDHARNKTTYKHVYTVNLDEYVGVSPDHENSYTFYMKKQLFDHIDIPLSHTHLPNGMACDQDAECSRYEALIERLGGIDLQVLGLGLNGHIGFNEPGTPFSSKTHTVELTQSTKEANARYFDSYDAVPSQAITMGISTIMKSKQILLLVSGEKKAGILAKLLTEEPNEDTPASVLKTHQDVVIIADSDALSIVKERGMAF, from the coding sequence ATGAAGATCATTGAAGCTAAAGATTATCAGGACATGAGCCAATCAGCCGCCCGATTCATCATCGAGCAAGTGAATCGCTTATCTGCACCTGTTCTCGGCCTTGCAACCGGAGGAACGCCTCTCGGCACATATCAGGTTTTAAGGGAAGATCATGCGCGTAATAAAACGACTTACAAGCACGTCTATACTGTTAACTTAGACGAGTATGTCGGCGTTTCCCCGGATCATGAAAACAGCTATACATTCTATATGAAAAAACAGCTTTTCGATCACATTGACATCCCGCTCAGCCACACCCATCTTCCGAACGGGATGGCTTGTGACCAGGATGCCGAATGCAGCCGCTATGAAGCGCTGATCGAGCGGCTTGGAGGCATTGATCTTCAAGTGCTCGGCCTCGGCTTGAACGGCCACATCGGATTTAACGAGCCGGGCACCCCATTTTCATCGAAAACGCATACGGTTGAACTGACACAATCAACGAAAGAAGCCAATGCCCGCTATTTTGATTCCTATGACGCCGTCCCGTCGCAAGCAATAACGATGGGCATTTCCACGATCATGAAAAGCAAGCAGATCCTGCTGCTCGTTTCAGGAGAGAAAAAAGCCGGCATCTTGGCGAAGCTGCTCACTGAAGAACCAAATGAAGACACCCCCGCTTCCGTCTTAAAAACGCACCAAGACGTCGTCATCATAGCGGACAGCGATGCTTTATCAATCGTGAAAGAAAGGGGTATGGCCTTTTGA
- a CDS encoding GntR family transcriptional regulator has translation MIKKDSHIPIYYQIETEIKKLAETKDLKPGDLIPSEREFAEKYEVSRMTVRQAVNNLVNEGILVRQRGKGTFIAEPKIEQPLKGLTSFSEDMKSRGMRPGTKMLGFGVIPCDQSTARKLEIREGASVYEVKRIRLADDIPMAYEISYLPADFINGLTEDIMSASLYDYVENTLSLTIDRAAQTLEPAIASQAESEPLDIEEGAPVLLIERLSYLDDGRPFEVVKSVYRGDRYKFVIDMKRKDQ, from the coding sequence TTGATCAAAAAAGATTCCCACATTCCGATTTACTATCAGATTGAGACCGAAATTAAAAAGCTTGCCGAAACAAAAGATTTGAAACCCGGCGACCTCATTCCTTCTGAAAGAGAGTTCGCAGAAAAATATGAGGTGAGCAGGATGACCGTTCGACAGGCGGTTAACAATCTCGTCAATGAAGGCATTCTCGTCCGGCAGCGGGGAAAAGGGACATTTATTGCCGAGCCAAAAATTGAGCAGCCTCTCAAAGGATTGACAAGCTTTTCCGAGGACATGAAATCAAGGGGCATGAGGCCCGGCACGAAAATGCTCGGCTTCGGCGTCATCCCGTGCGACCAGAGCACAGCGCGCAAACTGGAGATACGTGAAGGGGCTTCCGTCTATGAAGTCAAACGGATCCGCCTCGCCGATGACATCCCGATGGCTTATGAAATCTCCTATTTGCCCGCCGACTTCATTAACGGCCTGACCGAAGACATTATGAGCGCATCTTTGTACGACTATGTCGAAAATACGCTCTCCCTTACGATCGACCGGGCCGCGCAAACACTAGAACCGGCGATTGCCTCTCAGGCAGAGAGCGAGCCTCTCGACATAGAGGAAGGCGCACCAGTCCTGCTCATTGAACGCTTGAGCTATTTGGACGACGGCAGACCGTTTGAAGTGGTCAAATCCGTTTACAGAGGCGACCGCTATAAATTCGTCATTGATATGAAGAGGAAAGACCAATGA
- the murQ gene encoding N-acetylmuramic acid 6-phosphate etherase produces the protein MRKTENTNDKSTALDEMNALDIVTLMNEEDHTVPRAITPCLPLIAEAAETIVSRFEQGGRVFTAGAGTSGRIAVLDAAELPPTFSIDESRWTGLIAGGYDAMWMPLEENEDDREKIVADLKAQSFSKDDVLIGVTASGSTPYVLGALSYAKQIGAASVSISCNADTEAGKLSDIAIEVQTGPEIIRGSTRLKAGTAQKMILNMLSTAAMVRLGRVYQNEMVNMRLLNQKLAGRAVTILMNTTGLSEDEALQALKESGNDIKAAIFMTLTNGTLEVARRCLSHENGHLKKAIQYHRKGF, from the coding sequence ATGAGGAAGACAGAGAATACGAACGACAAAAGCACAGCACTTGATGAAATGAATGCTTTAGATATCGTCACCTTGATGAATGAGGAGGATCACACAGTCCCTCGCGCCATTACGCCCTGCCTTCCCCTGATCGCTGAAGCGGCGGAGACGATTGTCAGCCGTTTTGAGCAAGGCGGAAGAGTGTTTACCGCAGGCGCCGGCACAAGCGGCAGAATCGCAGTTCTTGATGCCGCGGAACTGCCGCCGACCTTCTCTATTGACGAGAGCCGTTGGACCGGCCTGATCGCCGGCGGATATGACGCAATGTGGATGCCTCTTGAAGAAAATGAAGATGACCGTGAAAAAATCGTCGCTGACCTGAAAGCGCAATCATTCTCGAAAGATGACGTCTTAATCGGAGTCACTGCGAGCGGTTCGACCCCTTATGTCCTCGGCGCTTTATCCTATGCCAAACAGATCGGAGCCGCTTCTGTTTCGATCAGCTGCAACGCGGATACAGAAGCGGGCAAATTAAGCGATATCGCGATTGAGGTTCAAACAGGACCGGAAATTATCCGCGGTTCAACGCGGCTGAAAGCAGGAACCGCTCAGAAAATGATCTTGAACATGCTGTCAACAGCGGCAATGGTGAGGCTTGGCCGCGTCTATCAAAACGAGATGGTGAATATGAGGCTGCTCAATCAAAAATTAGCCGGGCGCGCTGTCACCATTCTGATGAATACCACCGGGTTATCGGAGGATGAGGCTCTGCAAGCTTTAAAAGAAAGCGGCAATGACATCAAGGCAGCGATCTTTATGACGTTGACAAACGGAACGCTTGAAGTTGCCCGCCGCTGTTTATCCCATGAAAATGGACATTTGAAAAAAGCGATTCAATATCATCGAAAGGGGTTTTAA
- the nagE gene encoding N-acetylglucosamine-specific PTS transporter subunit IIBC → MLGFLQNIGRALMLPIAVLPAAGLLLALGREDLLNIPFIAASGQSILDQLPIIFAIGVAIGLSKDGHGAAALSGAIGYFVLTGGLAAINKDLNMGVLGGIIAGVVAAVMYNRFKDAKLPDWLGFFGGKRSVPIMTAFCSIILAGIFGFVWIYAQQAIDAIGGWIIHAGALGVGIFGLLNRLLLPLGLHHILNNMVWMVFGEFAGKTGDMNRFFAGDPSAGAFMTGFFPIMMFGLPAACLAMIAAAKKHRRKATAGLLIGLAFTSFLTGITEPIEFTFMFLSPLLFGIHALLTASAMTVTNMLGIHHGFTFSAGTIDYLLNFGIATKPLLLLPLGLVYGIIYFIIFYFLITKLNLKTPGREDDDEQENTAVSPDTGSSKYETLADKYIEALGGKENIETLNNCVTRLRLKVRDASKLDESAMKSMGAKGFVKLNQHEVQVIIGTDVEFLANEMRKRTE, encoded by the coding sequence ATGTTGGGATTTCTTCAAAATATCGGCCGCGCGCTCATGCTGCCGATTGCCGTTCTTCCTGCTGCGGGCCTCCTGCTCGCACTGGGACGGGAAGACCTGTTAAACATTCCGTTTATCGCTGCTTCAGGACAATCAATTCTTGACCAACTTCCGATTATCTTTGCGATAGGCGTTGCGATCGGATTGTCAAAGGATGGCCACGGGGCCGCCGCTCTGTCCGGAGCCATCGGTTATTTTGTCCTGACAGGCGGCTTAGCAGCCATCAATAAGGACCTGAACATGGGAGTTCTCGGCGGGATTATTGCAGGCGTTGTCGCCGCCGTCATGTATAACCGCTTTAAAGATGCAAAGCTGCCTGACTGGCTCGGTTTCTTCGGCGGAAAACGCAGTGTTCCGATTATGACAGCCTTCTGTTCCATCATTCTTGCAGGCATTTTCGGCTTCGTCTGGATTTATGCACAGCAGGCAATTGACGCCATTGGAGGATGGATCATTCATGCGGGGGCATTAGGGGTCGGGATATTCGGTCTTTTAAACAGGCTGCTTTTGCCGCTCGGCCTTCATCACATCTTAAACAACATGGTCTGGATGGTCTTTGGAGAATTTGCAGGCAAAACGGGTGACATGAACCGGTTCTTTGCCGGAGATCCAAGCGCCGGCGCCTTTATGACAGGGTTCTTCCCGATCATGATGTTCGGTCTTCCTGCGGCGTGTCTGGCGATGATTGCCGCTGCGAAAAAGCATCGCCGCAAAGCAACGGCCGGGTTGCTGATCGGATTGGCGTTCACATCATTTTTAACCGGAATCACAGAGCCGATTGAGTTCACATTCATGTTCCTGTCGCCGCTTCTCTTCGGTATTCATGCCTTGTTAACCGCAAGCGCCATGACCGTGACCAATATGCTCGGCATCCATCACGGCTTTACCTTTTCAGCCGGGACGATCGACTATCTCTTAAACTTTGGAATCGCCACAAAGCCGCTGCTCTTGCTTCCGCTTGGTCTTGTTTACGGCATTATTTATTTCATCATCTTTTATTTCTTGATAACGAAGCTCAATTTGAAAACGCCTGGACGAGAAGATGACGATGAGCAGGAAAACACCGCTGTCAGCCCTGACACAGGATCGTCTAAATACGAAACCCTTGCGGACAAATACATCGAAGCGCTTGGCGGAAAAGAAAACATCGAGACGCTGAACAACTGCGTGACCCGCCTCCGCCTCAAGGTCCGCGATGCTTCCAAGCTGGATGAAAGCGCGATGAAATCCATGGGAGCGAAGGGATTCGTCAAGCTCAATCAGCACGAGGTGCAGGTGATCATCGGTACAGACGTCGAATTCTTGGCGAATGAAATGAGAAAACGTACGGAATAA
- the rplI gene encoding 50S ribosomal protein L9: MKVIFLQDVKGKGKKGEVKNVADGYAHNFLIKKGLAVEATSANISALEGQKKKEKKEAAEELKSAKELKKQLEEITVELSAKSGEGGRLFGSVTSKQIADALQKGHQLKVDKRKIELNDAIRSLGYTNVPVKLHPEVQATLKVHVKEQS, from the coding sequence ATGAAGGTAATTTTCTTACAGGATGTTAAAGGCAAAGGGAAAAAAGGCGAAGTGAAAAATGTAGCGGATGGATACGCGCACAACTTTTTGATCAAAAAAGGGCTGGCTGTTGAAGCGACATCCGCCAATATCAGCGCGCTTGAAGGTCAGAAGAAAAAAGAGAAGAAAGAAGCGGCTGAAGAACTGAAATCTGCGAAAGAGCTGAAAAAACAGCTTGAGGAGATTACGGTGGAGCTTTCAGCCAAGTCCGGAGAAGGCGGCCGTTTATTCGGCTCCGTGACAAGCAAACAAATTGCAGATGCGCTGCAAAAAGGCCATCAGTTAAAAGTCGACAAACGCAAAATCGAATTAAACGATGCGATTCGCTCATTGGGATATACGAATGTTCCCGTGAAGCTCCATCCGGAAGTACAAGCAACACTGAAAGTTCACGTGAAAGAGCAATCATAA
- a CDS encoding DHH family phosphoesterase: MPSFYEKPLFRYPIYSLIVVTIISVLINIYFNWVAGAAGVLILGVILYFLKRADSQIRKELDDYISTLSYRLKKVGEEALLEMPIGIMLFNDQYYIEWANPFMASCFNENTLVGRSLYDTCESVVPLIKQEVDTETITLNERKFNVVIKREEKLLYFFDVTEQTQIEKQYENERTVLAYIFLDNYDDVTQGLDDQTRSSINSEVTSLLNQWAQEYGIFLKRVSSERFIGVLNEHILSELEASKFSILDEVREKTSVHTISLTLSIGIGASVASLKELGDLAQSSLDLALGRGGDQVAIKQPNGKVKFYGGKTNPMEKRTRVRARVISHALKEIVSESSNVIIMGHKFPDMDSIGSAIGILKVAQANGKDGFVVIDSNQIGSSVQRLIGEIKKYEELWSRFITPEEALEIAKDDTLLVIVDTHKPSFVIEERLVNKIENIVVIDHHRRGEEFIKDPLLVYMEPYASSTAELVTELLEYQPKRLKINMIEATALLAGIIVDTKSFSLRTGSRTFDAASYLRAKGADTVLVQKFLKETADHYIKRAKLIQHTVFYQNGIAIASLPDDEADEYFDQVIIAQAADSLLSMSDVEASFAVARRDENTVCISARSLGEVNVQIIMEALEGGGHLTNAATQLTDITVEETLRRLKEAIDEYFEGGIQK; the protein is encoded by the coding sequence GTGCCAAGTTTTTATGAAAAACCGTTATTTCGATATCCCATATATTCTTTAATCGTCGTCACAATCATTTCTGTCCTCATCAACATTTATTTTAATTGGGTGGCAGGGGCGGCCGGCGTTCTGATTCTGGGTGTCATTTTGTACTTTTTGAAGCGGGCCGACTCCCAAATCAGAAAAGAGCTGGACGATTATATATCGACGCTGTCTTATCGTCTGAAAAAAGTCGGAGAAGAGGCGCTGCTTGAAATGCCGATCGGGATCATGCTGTTTAACGATCAGTACTATATCGAGTGGGCCAATCCTTTTATGGCGTCATGCTTTAATGAAAATACGCTCGTCGGCCGGTCGCTTTATGATACTTGTGAATCTGTCGTCCCTTTGATTAAGCAGGAAGTGGACACAGAAACGATTACGCTGAATGAGCGGAAATTTAATGTGGTCATCAAACGGGAAGAAAAGCTGCTTTATTTCTTTGATGTCACAGAGCAGACGCAGATTGAAAAACAATACGAAAATGAAAGAACGGTTCTTGCCTACATCTTTCTCGATAATTACGACGATGTGACGCAAGGGCTTGATGACCAGACCAGAAGCTCGATAAACAGTGAAGTAACATCGCTTTTGAACCAGTGGGCCCAAGAGTACGGCATTTTCTTAAAACGGGTTTCCTCTGAGCGGTTCATCGGCGTATTAAACGAACATATTTTAAGCGAGCTAGAAGCATCAAAGTTTTCGATTCTTGATGAAGTTCGGGAGAAGACATCCGTTCATACCATTTCCTTGACGTTAAGCATCGGAATCGGTGCATCTGTTGCCTCGTTGAAAGAGCTCGGCGATTTGGCGCAATCCAGCCTTGACTTGGCGCTGGGACGCGGAGGAGATCAGGTGGCAATCAAGCAGCCGAACGGGAAAGTGAAGTTTTACGGCGGTAAGACGAATCCTATGGAAAAACGGACGCGCGTCAGAGCCCGGGTCATTTCACACGCGCTCAAGGAGATTGTCTCTGAAAGCAGCAATGTGATAATCATGGGTCATAAGTTTCCCGATATGGATTCGATCGGATCAGCCATCGGGATTTTGAAGGTCGCACAGGCAAACGGCAAAGACGGCTTTGTCGTGATCGACTCCAATCAGATCGGTTCAAGTGTTCAAAGACTGATCGGGGAGATTAAAAAATACGAAGAACTGTGGTCCAGGTTTATTACGCCGGAAGAGGCGCTTGAGATCGCAAAAGACGACACGCTGCTCGTGATCGTTGATACGCATAAGCCTTCTTTTGTCATTGAAGAAAGGCTGGTCAATAAAATTGAAAATATCGTCGTTATCGATCATCATAGAAGAGGGGAAGAGTTTATTAAAGACCCGCTGCTTGTCTATATGGAGCCGTACGCTTCATCTACAGCGGAGCTTGTGACAGAGCTGCTCGAATACCAGCCGAAGCGCTTAAAAATCAACATGATCGAAGCAACAGCTCTTTTGGCCGGGATTATTGTCGATACGAAGAGCTTCTCGCTGCGCACCGGCTCCCGTACGTTCGATGCGGCGTCTTATCTGCGCGCAAAAGGCGCTGACACTGTATTGGTGCAAAAGTTTTTAAAAGAAACGGCCGATCATTATATTAAAAGGGCGAAGCTTATCCAGCATACCGTTTTTTATCAAAACGGCATCGCCATTGCATCGCTGCCGGACGATGAGGCGGACGAATACTTTGACCAGGTTATCATTGCACAAGCCGCGGATTCTCTTCTGTCTATGAGCGATGTCGAAGCGTCATTTGCTGTGGCGAGAAGAGACGAGAACACGGTATGTATCAGCGCAAGATCGCTCGGCGAAGTAAATGTTCAAATCATTATGGAAGCGCTCGAGGGCGGCGGTCATTTAACCAATGCTGCGACACAGCTGACCGATATCACGGTTGAAGAAACGCTCCGCCGACTGAAAGAAGCGATTGACGAGTATTTCGAAGGAGGCATTCAGAAATGA